Genomic DNA from Pelosinus sp. UFO1:
ATATTTCTAACGCTTCTTTTCCTGCACCGGTCATGACTAGTATTTTTTTTGTTCCAGCATTATTACCTGCTAACATATCACTCCACCTATCTCCAATCACAGCGCATTTTGTGAGGTCAAGGTTGTATTCATTTGAGGCTTTAACTAATAGTTCATGACTAGGTTTTCTACAGGAACATTTTTCTTCGTGGCTATGTGGACATATGTATGCTTTTTCAAAACCAAATCCTACTAACTCTTTTTCAAACTCATAAACGGTACTCTTCCCTTTTGAAATACCAGGTTGATTAGTAAACGCAAAAATCATTATATTTAGGCTTTTCAAAAGTTTTATTGCCTCTTCTGCAAATTCAAAAAGTTTAAATTCACCTGGGTAAGTTATTGAACAATCTCCTCCAATAGTTCCATCCCTATCAATAAATACCGCATTTATAATGTCTTGCATCTTGTTTCTCCTTCTCT
This window encodes:
- a CDS encoding HAD-IIIA family hydrolase, with amino-acid sequence MQDIINAVFIDRDGTIGGDCSITYPGEFKLFEFAEEAIKLLKSLNIMIFAFTNQPGISKGKSTVYEFEKELVGFGFEKAYICPHSHEEKCSCRKPSHELLVKASNEYNLDLTKCAVIGDRWSDMLAGNNAGTKKILVMTGAGKEALEIYRDKWADVEPNYIAENILEAVLWLSSRHIK